aagaatgtgaaatgtcataataatagcagagaattatttatttcagcttttatatctttcatcacattcccagtgggtcagaagtttacatacattttgttagtatttggtagcattgcctttaaattgtttaacttgggtcaaacattttgggtagccttctgcaagcttctcacaataggttgctggaattttggcccattcctccagacagaactggtgtaactgagtccggtttgtaggcctccttgctcgcacatgctttttcagttctgcccacaaattttctttcagattgaggacagtgctttgtgatggccactccaataccttgactttgttgtccttaagccattttgccaaaactgtggaggtatgcttggggtcattgtccatttggatgacccatttgcgactgagctttaacttcatggctgatgtcttgatgttgcttaaacgtatccacataattttccttcctcatgatgccatctattttgtgaagtgtaacagtccctcctgcagcaaagcacccccacaacatgatgctgccacccccatgcttcatggttgggatggtgttcttcggcttgcaagcctcacccattttcctccaaacataacaatggtcattatggccaaacagttaaatttctttcattagaccagaggatatttctccaaaaagactTGTAagatgtgcacttgcaaactgtagtctggctttcttatggtggttttggagcagtggcttcttccttgctgagcagcctttcaggttatgccaataaaggactcgttttactgtggatatagatacttgtctcaGGGCttcagactgtgactaaaatggttgcaaatacgaccaaaaataatttattgtgactttaatttaaaatctagttgccactggtgacagtcaggttgtgtgcgttcatatgcagttttgtcagatatcatcttgtgagttattgaatacatctatagagcgcacaccagtgtgtctcgcgctgcttttcacccgttctgttgtgatgactAGCTCGCTGCacgcacacaacaacaacaaatccaGCGTGAAAAAGTCATgaccaaattactcttttgaaccggatctttttaattaatcaccaGAAAAGAACGAttctgagggtttgaactcagggtagggttgcaccagctgtgcgtaaggtctcatgCAAGTTGgaacgtaaagttcacactaagggcttagtaacgactagttagtttgtaaccaagtcagtgcttaatttggttgcaccacctgttcttaaggcaagacttaactagtaggtcataagttCTCCGCAAAGTAATTCatagttgcataatatgacggTTACCTGTATTGAttcaataaacagccttcaaatttgtacacaagtgttaaaaagctgtgaatttcagtttgatcttgttacggtttatgttcaaaccttgttttgctcacataactgtcagctgtaataaattatatccccattaaaatatgatgcgtaataaaacaagattatgtaaataacaatattcaataactatctaaaatgaataaggggcaataaataagtactaatacaacaggctggaaaaagacatttattcattttaaattctaTTTCGTATGTTGACACCAGGCGGCATACACctggaaagtgcaccgttagatcgagTTAATGCTGAAGaggtgagcttttttttttttttaaacattgttttctctcgtaaatgtaaacgagtgccAATACCATATATGTCGAAAGTACTGAAGCCTGTCAATCAAAACATgaactcattgatgtcattaaatgagtctgattttgaggcttccgtaaatatttagtttatacatagggttatgtcctaccgaagtttaatggtgcaacgctcaaatattttagtagtgtgtaaattgtgacttagcgCCCATTTACGTCACAACTAGGCTAATtggtaacttacgtatagctggtgcaaccagccccaggAGCTCAGggtagcagtttgaatcagattcactttctcagcgaatcagccgtcagagaactcacaactgggagtgcagacatttcaaaataagtgttccatgtgtatttcgggcttctttataattaaaagtcccgtatggTGTACCACCTTTTTTCTtcattgattgggattggagtagcacaataaactgcatctgggatttcattcaatttgtaccatctggtaacagtaaaaaaactaaggcaatattgtaaaacaatttatatactgtatatatatgagatcaagctttttaCACAATTGAGGGACACAACtgttacacaaggtgcaaatattcattgatgctcaagacgacaacaaactactatatgcatactatacttgatgtaattatctgtaatgtagattgtgaagtattaaataaaaaatcgtATCtcttatttgtataaattatgaaaggggtgtgaatatTTGAGActaaagggaatgcaaacttatattctcaactatatactgtatactgttaattaaacctccgattaatgggttatcagctgtctcgtttctgaacagcaatctacgTAAATCTGTATGCAATTCTgcgatttggcgactaaaaacagccatttggctccttaatgttttggtttaggagccaatggctccttagtcatttttttttagtctggagccctgtgtctacctgtttcctccagcatcttcacaaggtcctttgctgttgttctgggattgatttgcacttttcgcaccaaactacgttcatctctactagacagaatgcatctccttcctgagcggtatgaaggctgtgtggacccatggtgtttatacttgcgtactattgtttgtacagattaacgtggtaccttcaggcatttggaaatttctaccaaggatgaaccagacttgtgaaggtccacaattttgttttctgaggccttggctgatttcttttgattttcccatgatgtcaagcaaagaggcgctgagtttgaaggttggccttaaaatacatccacaggtacacctccaattcagtgcacctatcagaaactaattggatAATGGTTTAAAAGGctcgacatcattttctggaattttccaagctgctttaaggcacagttaacttagtgtatgtaaatttctgacccacttgaattgtgatagtcaattaaaagtgaaacaatctgtctgtaaacagttgttggaaaaattacttgtgtcatgcacaaagtagacgacttgccaaaactatagtttgctaataataAATCTGTGAAACGgttaaataagttttaatgacttcatcctaagtgtatgtaaacttctgaattagatttattttttgatgtgccaacatttttctttgtctttGCACAGATGGGTCGTAAACTCTGGACCAGTTTATGTGGCAATTCACTCTTTTTCTTTAATAACACCAAAGATAATGTTGTAAGTGTGTTCATTtacttttcattacattttttttttcagtttcaatgCTAGATAATTAATTTCAACGTCTGTGTATGTTTTCTAATctatttatgtgcatttttatatttgtatatacttgTAAATGCATGCTTATAAGCATTATTTCTGTTTAATACCTCATctgttttgtgtatgtttttgaaTACAGTATATAGAGAAGCTGGAGCTCTCTGATCTCGTCTCTGTGACAGATGACTGCTGCCATGACCGAAACCTTGAAAATGCTCGATTCACCCTGCATATGAAAAATGAAGACATCAAGATGATCGTAAGGCTTCTGTCAATGTCTCATCTTCTGATGTtaaactaaatacatttagaacactgcaaaatataaactttttttaCACAGGGTTCTCTTCCTAACATTCATTTATCTCACTACGGGAATTCGCCTCAGGCGTATCCAACACTGTAAGCAATGACACCACGACTGTCagctgacagaccaatcacagcagtgataaggGAGCCCCACTTCCCTGTATAAGACATTGCCACAGGTCTCTTCTTCCTTCTCGTTCTCTTCCCCATGAAGATTATTGGAAGCTATCCTCAGCAGGACTGCGCTAGGAGTGGTAGCTAAACAGTTCGTTAGATGAGCCATTCAGGTACGTCACAGAGCGCAGCTTTTTTCTTTTGCGAATATAGTCACTGTCGAAGTTAATATACGGCATAAACCAGTGCGTCAAGGCGAGTTTACGTATTTTTTCGGTAGAATTAAAAGCGGTTATAGCTTCTACCCTTTCCTGCACATCGTGGTGCTGTGGCAGATCGGCTGGTCTTATCACATTAAGGAGAAATCCGGGGAATAACATTGAATCAAGTGGCACGTTGTGGTGAACTGGCTCTGTGTTCTTGAGCTCAGGTTTCTGTAATGGCAAGCTCACCGAGCGGCACAGCGAAGGGGAAGGATCCCTCCCATCTGTGCGCGTGTGGATCTATGATCTCGCCCAAGGATTCCCACCTGTTCTGTATCACCTGTCTCGGGGTCAGACACGCGCAGGCTGAACTCGCTAATCCCGAGTTTTGCCTGCACTGTTCCCAGTTCGTACGGCAAGTTTTGGAAAGGAGGGTGCAGGTTGCGGCGTCGAATAATGGGGATCCCTGTTTTTCTCTGCTGTCAGCAGAGAAAGACCCCTGCCCACCCGCAGGAACACCAAACCTGGGGCAATTTAATGGACGAAGTTTCCACTGATCTGCCTCCCCTCTTTGAACCTGTCCCTTTGGCAGGGGACAGGGAAGAAAAGGATTATGACTGTGATCGCCTTTTAGAGGACGATGgcaaggaggatgaggatgatGCTATTTTCCCCGCTCATTCTCGGCCGGGCAGCGCGATGGACACATCCCCCTTTCCTATCCAGGGAGAGCTGGACATGGTTGAAATGTGTAGACGGGTAACAGCCAAACTCTCCATCGACTGGCCATCACAGCAGGCTGGCCAGGGTGCAGAGAGAGAGACCTGTATGACGTAAACTGCTGCCCCAGTAAAACAATTGATTCCTGCCGTCCCAGCATGCGTTGCGGAGATGCAACGTTTTTGGGACAAGCCATTTTCTCACAAAGTGCCTGTTAAAGGTTTCTCTAGGCTGGATGTGCATGGGATGGATGATCTAGAGATGTCCAGCCCCCCTCCGGTCGATGCATCAGTGGCGAATCACCTCCACTCCGATCGTCAGGCAGCTTCTTGTCCACTCCCCCTTCATTGCTGGGATGGACAGAGAGATTGTCGGCTTCAATTTATCAGAAGATCTTCAGTGCTAGCCGTAAGGTCTCTTAATGCCACCTTGCTCCTCACAGTGTATTAGGCCGAGCCGATggaggaaatggggcagcaaatTGACACCAGGGCACCGGCCGCAGCATGGGCTCTTTGGCTGGGTTTGTCTGAGAGAGAGAAGATGGACTTCCTGGACGCCCTGGTAGAACCGAAAGCCCTTTTCGGGACTACGGTTTCTATGATGCGgcatgatgtcaagcctttagacaattagccatttAGTTTCTGAtcggaggtgtactgaattggaggtgtatctgtggttgtattttaaggcctaccttcaaactcagtgactcattgcttgacatcatgtgaaaatcaaaagaaatcagattgtggacctccacaagtctgggttatccttgggagcaatttccaaatgcctgaaggtaccacgttcatctgtacaaacaatagtatgcaagtataaacataatgggaccacgcagccatcataccactcaggaagaagacacattctgtctcctagagatgaacatagtttggtgcgaaaagtgcagctCAATCCCGGAACAataacaaaggaccttgtgaagatgctggaggaaacaggtagacaagtatctatatccacagtaaaacgagtcctatatggacataacctgaaaggctactcagcaaggaagaagccacagctccaaaaccaccataaaaatgccagactacagtgcacatggggacaaagatcttactttttggagaaatgtcctctggtctgatgaaacaaaaattgaactgtttggccataatgatcatcgttatatttggaggaaaaagggtgaggcttgcaagctgaagaacaccatcccagtcatgaagcatgggggtggcagcatcatgttgtgggggtgctttgctgcaggagggactggtgcacttcacaaaatagatggcatcatgaaggaggaaaattatgtggatatatttaagcaaCCTCTCAAGACatcacccaaaatgtttgacccaagttaaacaatttaaaaacaatgctaccaaatactagcaaagcgtatgtaaacttctgacccactgggaatgtaatgaaagaaataaaatccgacttccatccccttaaaacaatctgcctgcctgtcATAGCACTGGTCAGGaatgtatttatctcctatatcgatgaccgccccatcgcccaaaacacagagtctggggcaaaacgaaaccagtgtgcccaacatgtcacacaataaactgaaccttcaaccaaaatcaGCACATCAgcccaccaccaaaaaacatgggccgtgtctccatcctccgattggcgttgccagcaggtgggtgtgtctttaagaacaAGCCTATAcaagttaaaatctttctcccataatctcttgatagaagttaaagctccgtcccccagactctgaattaccagggagtaatacactgatgcctcatgaccttttccaaaagcagtaatcaccactcccagagtgtctgccgctttaggggggtgtatgctactcccaaaaatagtacagagcaggtggcgcagctgtaaatacctacaaATCTGAGATcggggaatcccaaaatgttgaaccaaattttcaaaggatctcaacactcaacACTCattgagtgtagcaacccccctcacaatccactctgaccagcagaaagggaacttattaatacataattttgggttcagccatatgctcgaggcaacaattaaataaatgtcattattaaacactctggacacttgtccataccgagtgcaaatgcaagataatggggtgtaacttctccggttagtttgataggctttgcaatggcgaaataggggcaataacttcctgttcaatacaaaaccagggaggggctctctcaggtggaagcgaccaatgagccaaatgtctgagactgaatgcataataatgaaacaaaatcttggggaggccgagcccacctttgtcaatcggcctatgtaacttattgaaacgtaatctgggatgcttaccattccaaatgaaggacttcactgtgctatcaaattgcttgaggTACACAcagtattaaataatatatattttttttctcaggcCCCAAGCCTTGAGTCTCGAGAGCTGTGGAAAGGCTTCATACTCTCAGTTTCTAAGGTCAGTTGTGCTACTGAAAAGTCTTAAGGAATGATTGCTGTATGTCAAACACATCACACAGTATGCTGTTTTATGCCTACTATACCTTATTTTGTGAAGTTAAATTACAGAATGACATAATCAGTAATATGGTATAATATTTAAAGTTTAATCAGATTGCTCAGAATGGTAAATAAAAatggatcttaaaggaatattctgggttcagtacaagtgcaACTCAATCTACAACATGACTTGTCCTACagttcttaaaaacaaaaaaagatcctGTCCATTGTAATGCACATACCATAGAAGTATGTGTGTGGTAAACCAGAGAgtgttttttttggtttgggtTTATTTGCATTCATCAATGTAAATATGAACTTGGATCAATATTTCAGAGCACATGTCCCCAATGGCTGCTCTGATTATTAGATACCACTCCACAACTAGACTAGAACAAAAGCGATATAAGATAAGACCTAATCATTTACAGTTTGGCAGTGAGTACAACCAACGTCAGTCATTTGTACTTGTCATACTGAGTCCCGATAAACACTCAATAATCAGTCTGACTgtttctttccctcagctgtcTGTGCCCAGCTGTCTTAACCTTCTTCCTGGCCAGATTcacatgatgaaagaaataattgagaaagagaaaaagaggcaGCAGCCTCCAACAGCTCCCTCACTGCTTCATAACATTTATCTTCCTGTACTGCCAGACATGCCTGCGTAAGTTTAAACCACTCACTTCAGATCATGCATTTGAAGGtaatgtgtgtcattttttccaACTTTAAAATACTTGCATATCCCATTCCCAGCTACAAATGCAGAGAcagctgtaagtaagccattcttaggttgattcttacaaaaagtgtaaacattttgtTGCTGTAGTTCTACAAAAACATCTCTCTGTTTTAACATCCTGACCAACCTGACAtagtaacattggctcaaccaatggcttgaatTTAGGGCAGGGCTATCTGTTTGGTCGACCAATGACATACGGGGGAATGTTTGGAGAAACCTGTCTGATAACAGTTAGAATTGTTGCTATTCTGTTCGGTGGCACAAGTGGCGTAAAAATACTTCACTTTTAATAACACATTGTTTTGTCACTGAATAAAATAATCGTACTTATTATGTAATGCTTGTTGCAGGTGTTATCATGATGTCTCTCGTGTTCAAGCTGAGCTCTTATTGGAAAGGAATGCTAATCGAGGAAACCTGCTACTGAGGCCTGGCCGAGATGGGGCGTCTTTCGCTGTAACCACTCGCCAAGATGTCAACGGGTAAAACACACTTATCTGACCCATACTGAACCTCAAGTGCAGTTTTCAGTTCTTTCATCTTTCACATTTTATTTGCCTGTTTGTTTCATTAGGAGAAATTTCTTTTTCACTCTGCAGATCGGTATTCAAACATTATCGTGTGTCTCGGAAGCACGAAGGAGGATTCACCATTGACGTTGAGACTCCTGTAAGTAATTTGGATTAGTTCTGTTTATTCGAGCATCCCAACtaaccagacacagcaacattgccAACCATTGGCATGAGTTTGGGCAGGGCTAAATGTCTTTTCAAACAATGaaagatggggggagtgttcaggaaacctttttgaaaacaattattatttttgcagttaaatTTGGTGACTATGgtggcatagaaattacacacttctggtCAAATTTCACAGCAATACTCAAATCATCTAATGATTAATTTTACCATCTCCAAACTTATGTGTGTACTCAAAGCTTTTGCAAAAGGTACTTTGTACAGTCTTGCCATAAAAGCAAAGAGTTTTGATAAGGAAAAGCTTTATGGGTCACACAACTGGAACTCTGGTAGCAGTAGATCAGTACAGCTGATCACTAGAgttataaattaaacatttcttggaGATCACCATAAAGATTTAAAAGCTTTAGTTCTGAGCAATTTAATCTCCTGATTTTCATCTGCCATTTGGAAACGAATGTACCACACCCCCTTTTATGCCTTATTTTGTATCTTTCTTTCTTGTCCTcactaatatacaggtgcatctcaataaattagaatgtcgtggaaaagttcatttcagtaattcaactcaaattgtgaaactcgtgtattaaataaattcaatgcacacagactgaagtagtttaagtttttggttcttttaattgtgatgattttggctcacatttaacaaaaacccaccaattcactatctcaaaaattagaatatggtgacatgccaatcagctaatcaactttAGCCAATCAGCTAAATCAGCtaatgagccttcaaaatggtctctcagtttggttcactaggctacacaatcatggggaagactgctgatctgacagttgtccagaagacaatcattgacacccttcacaaggagggtaagccacaaacattcattgccaaagaagctggctgttcacagagtgctgtatccaagcatgttaacagaaagttgagtggaaggaaaaagtgtggaagaaaaagatgcacaaccaaccgagagaacagcacccttatgaggattgtcaagcaaaatcgattcaagaatttgggtgaaattcacaaggaatggactgaggctggggtcaaggcatcaagagccaccacacatagacgtgtcaaggaatttggctacagttgttgtattcctcttgttaagccactcctgaaccacaaacAACGTCAgcggcgtcttacctgggctaaggagaagacgaactggactgttgcccagtggtccaaagtcctcttttcagatgagagcaagttttgtatttcatttggaaaccaaggtcctagagtctggaggaagggtggagaagctcatagcccaagttgcttgaagtccagtgttaagtttccacagtctgtgatgatttggggtgcaatgtcatctgttggtgttggtccattgtgttttttgaaaactaaagtcactgcacccgtttaccaagaaattttggagcacttcatgcttccttctgctgaccagctttttaaagatgctgatttcattttccagtaggatttggcacctgcccacactgccaaaagcaccaaaagttggttaaatgaccatggtgttggtgtgcttgactggccagcaaactcaccagacctgaaccccatagagaatctatggggtattgtcaagaggaaaatgagaaacaagagaccaaaaaatgcagatgagctgaaggccactgtcaaagaaacctgggcttccataccacctcagcagtgccacaaactgatcacctccatgccacgccgaattgaggcagtaattaaagcaaaaggagcccctaccaagtattgagtacatatacagtaaatgaacatactttccagaaggccaacaattcactaaaaatgttttttttattggtctaatgatgtattctaattttctgagatagtgaattggtgggtttttgttaaatgtgagccaaaatcatcacaattaaaagaaccaaagacttaaactacttcagtctgtgtgcattaaatttatttaatacacaagtttcacaatttgagttgaattactgaaataaatgaacttttccacgacattctaatttattgagatgcacctgtagtttttAAGGTCTGGCCTGTGGCACACTGTAGTTTTTTTGTGTataaagtggttaaaaaaatgagaaaGCAATCAAATAATTTGCTCTTGACCTGTATGTGCACTGATGTATCGGAAAATGTTGGTATGTTCACAAGTCATGTCTGTAAATGCAGATCTCCTGTCCCACTCTACATGATGTGATCACCTGCCTGGTGGAGAAGACCAATGGGGTTTTAGAGCCTTTTCTACTGGAGCAACACTATGAGGATAATATCAGTAATACACAGtattggctgttttttttttagataaagaaAGCATCTGGTGAATAACACAAATGCTTGTGGAGAGAGGACGATATATTATCATCAAATCTGACTGAAACTCTAAATGATGCTCGATACTGATTAGACAGACAATCAatcttggggaaaaaaaaaccctTATCTGTCATTAAAGCAgacatacatttgaagtcagaagtttacatacacttaggttgaagtcattaaacaattttttaaccactccacagatttcatattagcaaactatagtttggcaagtcatttaggacatctactttttgcatgacaagtaatttttccagcaattgtttacagacagattgtttcacttttaattgactatcacaattccagtgggtcagaagtttacatacactaagttaactgtgcctttaagcagcttgcaaAATTCCAAAAaacgtcaagcctttagacaattagccatttagcttctgataggctaattggagtcaattggaggtgtacatgtggatgtattttaaggcctaccttcaaactcagtgccttttcttgacatcatgggaaaatcaaaagaaatcagccaagacctcagaaaaaaattttttggacctccacaagtcgtgttcatccttgggagcaatttccaaacgctgAAGgttccacgttcatctgtacaaatagtacgcaagtatatacaccatgggaccacgcagccatcataccgctcaggaaggagacgcattctgtctccttgagatgctagaggaaacaggtagacaagtatctatatccatagtaaaacgagtcctatatcgacataacatgaAAGACTGCtccgcaaggaagaagccactgctccaaaaccgccataaaaaagccagactacagtgcacatggggacaaagatcttactttttggagaaatgtcctctggtctgatgaaacaaaaatgtaactgtttggccataatgactatcgttatatttggaggaaaaagggtgaggtttgcaagccgaagaacaccatcccaaccgtgaagcatgggggtggcagcatcatgttgtgggggtgctttgctgcaagagagactggtgcacttcacaaaatagatggcatcatgaagaaggaaaattatgtggatatattgaagcaacatctcaagacatcagccatgaagttaaagctcggtcgtaaatgggtcttccaaatggacaattaccccaagcatacctccaaaattgtggcaaaatggcttaaggacaacaaagtcaaggtattgtagtGGCCATCAGAAAGCCCTGACCTCGATCCGATAGAAAAtgtttgggcagaactgaaaaagcgtgtgcgagcaaggagtcctacaaacctgactcggttacaccagttctgtatggaggaatgggacaaaattccagaaacttattgtgagaagtagggatgtgcgagactagtcgaatAAACGGTTCTGATTCTGCTAGTCGACACttgaattactagtcggttaatatgtCCCCCGATTAAActaatcatcatttttacacatttacgtttggctttatattttttacagagaccacgcttaaattactgtcatattaatgttacatattttagagTCACGTGACGCTGTGCGAGGTTCAGacgtgaacggcgagctctgcgcactttgcttgttttaatacttttcatgtcataaaccggtgagattcgatgcaccctgatccttaactgttctaggaaaacaatatgtcaaagaattcaaagtcctcgggctctggagacattaaaagacacatacgtgctcaagctgacgccctcTCCCCGGAGGTCTCGGAGCAGGGAGTCAATTTGGCTGGAGAAGTGAAGGAGATTCGGCGTGAATTgctgaacgtgtcggcaatgctggtgaaggtcgttgctgacttggaggatcttgctgtaatacattgaaTGATCACtaccatggagacgaaattcactgatatgattacaagagtggcggatgtcgagaaacggactgattatctggagtcatcggagagggaattagctggtaggcctagtccacctttgtcaatcgacctatgtaacttattgaaatgtaatctgggatgcttactattccaaatgaaggacttcgctatgctctcaaattgcttgaaataagagagggggacatctatagggagagattgtagcaggtagttgaattttggaatacaattcattttcataacattaaccttcccaatcatagataaatgtaatgaaacccacccgcccacatcactcaaatctttttattattgggtcaaaattaacaaatttgctgggaataaaatgcccaaatatttaatgccttgtttgggccactggaaggcgcccggcagaaaagctgttactgggcagtacgctgtcagagacaaagcttcggatttagactaa
This sequence is a window from Myxocyprinus asiaticus isolate MX2 ecotype Aquarium Trade chromosome 33, UBuf_Myxa_2, whole genome shotgun sequence. Protein-coding genes within it:
- the LOC127424453 gene encoding signal-transducing adaptor protein 1-like isoform X2 yields the protein MATTKHHGRARPQLPACYHEGFLEKKSIKDKMGRKLWTSLCGNSLFFFNNTKDNVYIEKLELSDLVSVTDDCCHDRNLENARFTLHMKNEDIKMIAPSLESRELWKGFILSVSKLSVPSCLNLLPGQIHMMKEIIEKEKKRQQPPTAPSLLHNIYLPVLPDMPACYHDVSRVQAELLLERNANRGNLLLRPGRDGASFAVTTRQDVNGSVFKHYRVSRKHEGGFTIDVETPISCPTLHDVITCLVEKTNGVLEPFLLEQHYEDNISYVQANEENGERSVQCASSEPLPSPPVPPPKPVQRDYRANSEPLANTQENIYLNEPKVIEEEVNPSCAGPPVQPCPSVRFLPHQNLMLPDQNTCSGSERKALKLPGYPLAALRSYSMSDVPENNSQHGPQPACITLSEELKMIFKKKQALQE
- the LOC127424453 gene encoding signal-transducing adaptor protein 1-like isoform X1, which gives rise to MATTKHHGRARPQLPACYHEGFLEKKSIKDKMGRKLWTSLCGNSLFFFNNTKDNVYIEKLELSDLVSVTDDCCHDRNLENARFTLHMKNEDIKMIAPSLESRELWKGFILSVSKLSVPSCLNLLPGQIHMMKEIIEKEKKRQQPPTAPSLLHNIYLPVLPDMPACYHDVSRVQAELLLERNANRGNLLLRPGRDGASFAVTTRQDVNGSVFKHYRVSRKHEGGFTIDVETPISCPTLHDVITCLVEKTNGVLEPFLLEQHYEDNISYVQANEENGERSVQCASSEPLPSPPVPPPKPVQRDYRANSEPLANTQENIYLNEPKVIEEEVNPSCAGPPVQPCPSVRFLPHQNLMLPDQNTCSGSERKALKLPGYPLAALRSYSMSDVPENNSQHGPQPACISKALSEELKMIFKKKQALQE